Part of the Deltaproteobacteria bacterium genome is shown below.
TCCGCCACGCGGAACCGGGTGTTACGTTCTCCGACCCGGACGGGGGTGAGCTGGCCGGACGCGACCATGCGCCAGACGGTGGACGCGCTGACGCCGAGGACCTGGGCGACTACCTTGGCCGGGATCATCGCCGACGACGGCAACGAATCGAAACCCTGCGTGGTGGGGGATGGAAATGTAGCAGACATAATCGTACCTCCTAGGTGAGATGTGCCGGACCATGTGGTGCGGCTTACGATTATGTGATTACGTATGATTTTAGGACAGGAGGATGGGGGCTATATGTCTTGGGGGGAACGCCGGTATTTTTTTATCAATTTAAG
Proteins encoded:
- a CDS encoding DNA-binding protein gives rise to the protein MSATFPSPTTQGFDSLPSSAMIPAKVVAQVLGVSASTVWRMVASGQLTPVRVGERNTRFRVADIRRIAGQE